The genomic window ACGTGACCGCTGGTGAGGCAATTGATCCGCGTGAAGCGAACGTTCATGTCGCGAATCGTGCGCGAAGTGCAGAACTCGGCCATGCCAATGCCCGAGGCGTTACCGGTGGTTTCTTCCGACAGTCCGCGCACGACGATGCGTTTGACCTTCGGATACTCATCGGGCGCCGCCGTGTGCGACTGGTATTTGCGGCCGACGACGTTCGTGTCCATGCCGGCGCCGCTGATGTTCTTGCCGATCTCGTCGATAAACAGAATGTCGACGTTACGGAACGGCAGCCGCGGCAGCCATTGCCGGGCCAGCACGAGCAGTTCTTTTTCGCGCGCCTCGAACTCTTCAGGTCCAACGGCCGCGATCTTTGCCGTCTGGTCGTAAGCGTTTTCCAGGATCGCGAGTCCGGCGACGATGCGGCAGTTTTCCAACACGCGTGCCCCGACACTACGAACGATCTGTCCGAAGCTGTAGTTCTGGATCGCGCGATGATAGATCTTGGCCCCTTCGTGCTTGCCCAGCCCGATGAGCATCATCTTCATCAGACCGCTTTCGATATCACCGACGAAATCGGTGTGCGGCTTCACACGGCCGACAACGGCAACATGATCGGCCTCGTAGGCGAAGCGATCGAAATGGACCGGAAAGCCTTCGGCCGTCTGGCAAACAACGACGGTCTCCATGCTGGCCCTGATCGGGCAACCGCAGAATTCTTCGGTGATGCCGTAGCCTTCGATGATGTGCCGCTGCCCTTCGGCGGTGCCGCCACCGTGACTGCCCATGGCCGGCACGATGAAGGGCTTCGCGCCCAACGATTGGAAATGCTCGACCGTGGCCTTGATGATCGTGGCGATATTGGCGATGCCGCGGCTGCCGGCCGTGATGGCGACGGTCTGCCCGGCCTTGATCTTCTTATTCAGCGGCAGGCGGGCGAGCTCCTTCCGCACGTCGGCCGCTACATCGGCGACCGTAGGGGCGTCGAACTTTTGACGCACGCGAAACATCTTGGGATAGTCGGCCATGATGCCTCAAGGCTCCTGGAATGGAATGCTAGCAAGGGCGGGCGCGAGACAAGATCTCGCGCGGCAGGAATCGACAGGGGCTGCTGGCATCGCACGGTAAGTTGCGGCGCGTCACAACGCCTGTCTATCGACTGTACCAATGCCGGGCCTTCCGCTCTAGGCCGTGCTGCGAATTTGGGGCTAGAATGCCCGGCATTCGTCCCAGGGAGGCGTCGCCAAAATCTCATACAGGCCTGCCGGCTGCGCACGCGGCGGGGCCACGCACGAGCTACAAGTGGGCAAGGAACGCCGTCATGGCCACTGCCGCCACCACGAACAAAGCCAAACGAGCAGCGCCCGCCGCTACCGCGAAAGTCCCTCGGCGCCGCTGGTGGCGAAGGACCATCTTCTTGGTGGGTCTGCCTGCGCTCGTATGGTTCGCGCCGGTCATCGTCGGCTTCGGCCCGATTCTCAATTCGGTCGTTTCGCTGGCGACGCGCGACTTCAAAGGCACGATCACGATCGGCGGCGCGTCGCTCGGTTGGATTTCGCACGTCGTCTTGCACGATATCGAAGTGCAAGATGCCGAAGGAAACTCACTGGCCAGCATTCCGCAAGTGGCTAGCGACAAGACGCTCTTCGGGCTGATCGCGAGCCCGAGCAACCTCGGCGCTTTTCGCGTCGATCACCCGCAAGTCAATCTGGTGCTGAACGAGAAGGACAGCAACGTCGAGGAAGCGGTCAAGGCCTGGACCGAGCCCGACGATCCCGAGCGGCCTAAAAGCCGTCAACCGCTCGGCGTGTCGGTCGTCATCGATCAGGGAACTGTCACCATTGACGACACGGCGGCCGGCCGCAGTTGGCAGATCGATAATCTTGCCTGCGAAGTCACCGTGCCGCGCGACCCAGGTCAAGAGTTAGCGATCGGCGCCAGTGGGCGCGTTGCGCCGGGAGAGCCAGCCGGGCAGTTTGCGTTGCAACTAAAACTGTCGCCGGGCCAAGCGGCCGCCGGCGGGACGCGCCTCGGTGGGCAGGG from Pirellulales bacterium includes these protein-coding regions:
- a CDS encoding lactate racemase domain-containing protein gives rise to the protein MADYPKMFRVRQKFDAPTVADVAADVRKELARLPLNKKIKAGQTVAITAGSRGIANIATIIKATVEHFQSLGAKPFIVPAMGSHGGGTAEGQRHIIEGYGITEEFCGCPIRASMETVVVCQTAEGFPVHFDRFAYEADHVAVVGRVKPHTDFVGDIESGLMKMMLIGLGKHEGAKIYHRAIQNYSFGQIVRSVGARVLENCRIVAGLAILENAYDQTAKIAAVGPEEFEAREKELLVLARQWLPRLPFRNVDILFIDEIGKNISGAGMDTNVVGRKYQSHTAAPDEYPKVKRIVVRGLSEETTGNASGIGMAEFCTSRTIRDMNVRFTRINCLTSGHVAAAMLPVDFETDREILDEALPTIGLTEPPDAKILWIANTLDVAEVECSQVYLAEARQRADLEIVSDLRDIPFDAEGNLPKSVHDVAELASGRR